In Oscillatoria sp. FACHB-1407, the sequence TCCTTTTCATAGGCGGCTCCCACATCTACATAGGTCATAAACGAAACGACCGGAGCCTGGTGTCGCTCCATCACAATAAAGCGCATACCGTTGTCCAGGGTGAATTCGGTAATCCGGTCAAGCACCCGGTCGATGTAGGGCTGAATGGAACCAGAAGTCGGAGTGGCTGTGCGAGCAGAGGCGATCGCCGCAGGCATTGCCCACCACAGCATGACAGCTAACAAAAAGGTCGTAACAACACGATGCCAGGTAATCGATCTGAAAACCTGAAGAACTTGCCAGAGCGAAGACGGTTTGGCAACGAATGAGCTTTGACGCATGGAGACAGGATTCGCTAAAAATAAACCGCAAAGGATATCAGGTTCCAGGATAGCGTAGGCAGAGGAACCCGGTAATTTCTAGTTAATCCATAACACAGACCCTGGTTATATCTCCCTTAATTCACTCTTAATTATGTTGCTGGGTATGTCCAGGCTCTTGTGCTTCATGCCGTTGGGGGAGACATCAGGAGGATTTAAGAATCCCCTATGTTATGAAGATGTTTCGAGAGGAAATTGGCTAGCCTGATTACATGATATTTTTGTTCTCCACGCAGGATTCATACAAGAAATTTGGGGGAGGTGATGGTGTTTCAAATCAGTTGATAGTCTCTGTCAGAATCCCCTGTATTCCTCTTGGGGCAAGGATGCTGACAGCCAGGGGTCAGTAGTAATAGATCGGAAACACTACCCGGAAGTAATGATAGTTTTTCAAGAAAAGATTGATGGTTGAGATGGCACTCTTTTGAGGAAAACCCGTCATAACAAGTTGTAGACATAAATCGTAAATCGTATCATTCGTCACAAAAACTTCTACCGTATGAAATCTAATCTGGCGAAGCAACTCTTAGGTTGCTTGGGAACCGTTCTCTACGTTGGTTCTCTCAGCCCTATGGTGTTGGCACTCGATTCCCGACAAACTATTGTGGCTCAAGCCTCGGTCGCTCAAGCCTCCGGTGCTCAGTGTAATCAACAACGTAATCAGGTGACAGAAACAGCGGCACGCGAATGGTTGGAGCGCAGCCGCACCTATTCTCAAACGGGTAAACCTGAACAAGGAGCACAGGCTTTGATTCGAGCCTTGCAACTAACGCAACGATCGCCCGATATGCGCTTTCGATCGGAAATGGTGCAATCGATCGCTGACGATTCCCCAACTGGGGTATTGCAGGTGTTAGTCGATCAATCGGTGGCACTGCAAAAATTGGATGCTGGGCGATCGCCACTGCCATTGATGTTGCAGGTGACGCAAACCTTGCCTACGGCTTACAGTGCTATTAAGACGCAGGGGTTAACGGCAGTCGCAAAGCACCATATCCGGTTAGGACAACACCAGCAGGCAACGGGGGTGCTGAGTCAAGCTGTGCAGTCGGCTCGGTTTCTGCAAGGGGCGGAGTTTCAAACCAAAGCACTGACTGCGATCGCTCAACAATATGCTGAGCTAGGCGATCGCAACCAGACCCTCGCCTTGTTGGATCAGTCCTTCCAGTTTGCCCAACAGGTGCAGCACCCCAACCCACTGCGGCGTGCCTGGATTTTGCAGCCGATCGCTGTGACCTACGCGAAAGCAGGGCAATTTGAGCGGGCAATTCAAATCGCTGAGATGATTTCTGATACAGATCAGGCGGCGTCTTACGCACGCAATGATACGCTTGCTGCCATTGTTGGTGCCTATGCCACATCTAACCAGATCGATGCTGCGTTGCAACTGGCTGAACGAATCACGCATCGGGAAATCAAAGCGATGACTCTAGCGCGATTTGCGGGAGTATTTGGGCGATTGGGAGCCGCAGAGCAATCTCAAAGTCTGTTGAATCGGGCGATCGCGACAGTTCAAGGTGAATCTAATCCAGGCTTTAGATCTAGAATCTTCGCAAATGTGACTCAGACCTATGCCAGGGCGTCAGGCTATCCTACGGGTGCGTTACCTGTGGTGAATTTGATTACCGACCCTCTGACTAAAGCTCAAGCCCTGATCGATTTGGCAGCGTTAGAAACTGATTCTAGCCGAGCCATCTCCCTGGTTAACCAGGGGTTAGAAGTTGCGAGACAAGTTGACAACTGGTCAGTGCAAACGGGTTTAATCAACCAACTGATTGAGGCTCACATCTCGGTTAAACGATATGCGATCGCTCTGCAAATTGTGCAGTCTTTGCCGGCTGATGGTCCCTTTGCGGACAGATACTCCATTTTGGAACGTATTGCGGCTCAAGCGTCTGCCAATGGAGAACTTGACATTGCCCTGCAAGCCATTGATGCCATGCCTGCCAACTGGGATGACCCCCGCAATCAAGGACTCCGGGACGTCGCTGTTGGGTATGCCAAAAACCGACAGTTTGATCGGGCAATGCAATTGTTTCAGCGCATCACCAACAATGGGAGTTATCCCTATCAAGTGAGAACGCTGGCAGCACTTGCAGACCAGGCCGCTACGCAGGGCGATCGCAACCGCGCCAATGGGTTGTTAGCGCAGGCACTTCAAATTGCCAATCGCCTCACGGGCAACCAAAAATCGGATGGATTGACAACACTCGCCATTCACTATGCTCGGTTGGGGCAGGCAGATCGAGCCGCTCAGTTGCGATCGCAAGCCTTACAGATTGCCAGTCAGAGAGATGTGGTTGATAGTGTTAATCAGTTGCGGCAAATGGTGCGACAATACCTCAACGCTCAACAGTATGAGTATGCTGTTCAGGCAGCGATCGCGATTCGAGAAGAAGGAGAGCGATCGATCACGTTGAATGAAATCGCGGCTCAACTGATTGAAGCAGGGCAATTTGAAACGGCGGTTCGGGCAGCGAATGCGCTTTCGACTCCAGAGGACAAGACGCGATTTCTGGTGGAAGTCTCTCACCATTACGTTGC encodes:
- a CDS encoding tetratricopeptide repeat protein → MKSNLAKQLLGCLGTVLYVGSLSPMVLALDSRQTIVAQASVAQASGAQCNQQRNQVTETAAREWLERSRTYSQTGKPEQGAQALIRALQLTQRSPDMRFRSEMVQSIADDSPTGVLQVLVDQSVALQKLDAGRSPLPLMLQVTQTLPTAYSAIKTQGLTAVAKHHIRLGQHQQATGVLSQAVQSARFLQGAEFQTKALTAIAQQYAELGDRNQTLALLDQSFQFAQQVQHPNPLRRAWILQPIAVTYAKAGQFERAIQIAEMISDTDQAASYARNDTLAAIVGAYATSNQIDAALQLAERITHREIKAMTLARFAGVFGRLGAAEQSQSLLNRAIATVQGESNPGFRSRIFANVTQTYARASGYPTGALPVVNLITDPLTKAQALIDLAALETDSSRAISLVNQGLEVARQVDNWSVQTGLINQLIEAHISVKRYAIALQIVQSLPADGPFADRYSILERIAAQASANGELDIALQAIDAMPANWDDPRNQGLRDVAVGYAKNRQFDRAMQLFQRITNNGSYPYQVRTLAALADQAATQGDRNRANGLLAQALQIANRLTGNQKSDGLTTLAIHYARLGQADRAAQLRSQALQIASQRDVVDSVNQLRQMVRQYLNAQQYEYAVQAAIAIREEGERSITLNEIAAQLIEAGQFETAVRAANALSTPEDKTRFLVEVSHHYVADGNLQQASAILAQAFETAKTISGQESRQIVVREDLIVDDPFDRASFLEAIALKYADIGQYDRAMQVAQTLRTPNVRTPLLQRLACYR